A genomic stretch from Sphingomonas faeni includes:
- a CDS encoding ankyrin repeat domain-containing protein, whose translation MTDARELPPLPPMERLVELMFDAARTGRDEMIPALLQAGVDIEVTDAKGYTPLVIASYNGQAEATAALLAAGAQVDGTADARGNTALMGVCFKGYAEIAQILIDAGADVNRRNGVGQTALMLAALVDRTAIIDLLLEHGADPAIVDAAGNSVHSLAVSQGNAALAARFSA comes from the coding sequence ATGACTGACGCGCGTGAGCTGCCCCCGTTGCCGCCGATGGAACGGCTGGTCGAGCTGATGTTCGACGCGGCGCGGACGGGGCGCGACGAGATGATACCGGCGCTGTTGCAGGCGGGCGTCGATATCGAGGTGACCGACGCGAAGGGCTACACGCCGTTGGTGATCGCGAGCTACAACGGCCAGGCCGAAGCCACCGCGGCCTTGCTCGCGGCAGGCGCGCAGGTCGACGGCACCGCGGACGCGCGCGGCAACACCGCGTTGATGGGCGTCTGCTTCAAGGGCTATGCCGAGATCGCGCAGATCCTGATCGATGCTGGCGCGGACGTGAACCGGCGCAATGGCGTGGGACAGACCGCGTTGATGTTGGCGGCGCTGGTGGACCGGACGGCGATCATCGACCTGTTGCTGGAGCACGGCGCGGACCCAGCGATCGTCGATGCGGCGGGGAATAGCGTGCACTCGCTGGCGGTATCGCAAGGTAATGCGGCATTGGCGGCGCGGTTTTCAGCCTAG
- the hmgA gene encoding homogentisate 1,2-dioxygenase — protein MTIHQPTNAAGETAGQTEYLPGFGNHVSTEAIPGALPIGRNSPQRPAFGLYTEQLSGTAFTAPRHENRRSWLYRMRPTAEHPPFERYAGAKRFAPGTTDAPLAPNRLRWDPVESPASKTDLIDGMTTMLVNRDPADLEGVALHVYAANTDMTDRVFMDADGELLFVPQKGRVRLLTELGRIDIAPGQIALVPRGVRFRAEMPDGEARGYVAENHGALFRLPDLGPIGANGLANPRDFETPVAWFEDRDEPVEVVQKFMGSLWTTTLDHSPLDVVAWHGNLAPWRYDLSQFNTINTVSFDHPDPSIFTLLTSPSDVPGRANADFVIFPPRWMVAEGTFRPPWFHRNVMSEAMGLITGAYDAKAEGFAPGGISLHNLMSGHGPDLASWQGASAADLKPHKIDGTMAFMLESCWPYAPTAYALEHSQLDYDAVWSDFPKAVLPK, from the coding sequence ATGACAATTCACCAGCCGACCAATGCCGCAGGCGAGACCGCCGGCCAGACTGAGTATTTGCCCGGCTTCGGAAATCACGTTTCCACAGAGGCCATCCCCGGCGCCCTGCCGATCGGCCGCAATTCGCCGCAGCGACCGGCGTTCGGCCTTTATACCGAGCAGCTCTCCGGCACCGCCTTCACTGCGCCCCGCCACGAGAACCGCCGCAGCTGGCTCTACCGGATGCGCCCGACCGCCGAGCATCCGCCGTTCGAGCGCTACGCCGGCGCCAAGCGGTTCGCGCCCGGCACCACCGACGCGCCGCTCGCGCCCAACCGCCTGCGCTGGGACCCCGTCGAGTCCCCCGCCTCGAAAACCGACCTGATCGACGGTATGACGACGATGCTCGTCAACCGCGATCCCGCCGATCTCGAAGGCGTCGCGCTCCACGTCTACGCCGCCAATACCGACATGACCGACCGAGTGTTCATGGATGCGGACGGCGAATTGCTGTTCGTCCCGCAGAAAGGACGGGTGCGATTGCTGACCGAACTCGGCCGCATCGACATCGCCCCCGGCCAGATCGCGCTCGTCCCGCGCGGTGTCCGGTTTCGCGCCGAAATGCCCGATGGCGAAGCACGCGGCTATGTCGCGGAGAACCACGGTGCGCTGTTCCGCCTGCCCGATCTCGGCCCGATCGGGGCCAATGGTCTCGCCAACCCCCGCGATTTCGAAACGCCGGTCGCGTGGTTCGAAGACCGCGACGAGCCGGTCGAGGTCGTCCAGAAGTTCATGGGATCGCTGTGGACTACCACGCTCGATCACTCGCCGCTCGACGTCGTCGCGTGGCACGGCAACCTCGCGCCTTGGCGGTATGACCTGTCGCAGTTCAACACGATCAACACGGTCAGTTTCGATCATCCCGACCCGTCGATCTTCACGCTGCTGACCTCGCCAAGCGACGTGCCGGGCCGCGCGAACGCCGATTTCGTGATCTTCCCGCCGCGCTGGATGGTCGCAGAGGGTACGTTCCGCCCGCCATGGTTCCACCGCAACGTCATGTCCGAAGCGATGGGCCTGATCACCGGTGCTTACGACGCGAAGGCCGAGGGGTTCGCGCCCGGCGGGATCTCGCTGCACAACCTGATGTCGGGCCACGGGCCGGACCTGGCGAGCTGGCAGGGCGCTAGCGCGGCGGACCTGAAGCCCCACAAGATCGACGGCACGATGGCATTCATGCTGGAGAGCTGCTGGCCGTACGCGCCGACCGCCTACGCGCTCGAACATTCGCAGCTCGATTACGACGCGGTCTGGTCGGATTTCCCGAAGGCGGTCCTCCCGAAGTGA
- a CDS encoding Rieske (2Fe-2S) protein, with protein MSDGERLTATPSGIKLAPLDAIAEGKARNFVLQMRAGRFHGFVVRKDDAVFGYVDRCPHMGLPLAQVLDEYLTPRRDLIACSWHSALFEIDSGACVGGPCGGTRLTPWPVAVVDGMIVTAG; from the coding sequence ATGAGCGACGGCGAACGGCTGACCGCCACGCCTAGCGGGATCAAGCTCGCGCCGCTCGATGCGATCGCCGAGGGCAAGGCGCGAAACTTCGTGCTCCAGATGCGGGCAGGCCGTTTCCACGGCTTCGTCGTGCGCAAGGATGACGCCGTGTTCGGCTATGTCGATCGCTGCCCGCACATGGGCCTGCCGCTCGCCCAGGTGCTCGACGAGTATCTCACGCCGCGTCGCGACCTGATCGCATGCAGTTGGCACTCCGCTTTGTTCGAGATCGACAGCGGCGCCTGCGTTGGTGGACCTTGTGGGGGAACGCGGCTGACGCCTTGGCCGGTCGCGGTAGTCGACGGGATGATCGTCACCGCAGGCTGA
- the trhO gene encoding oxygen-dependent tRNA uridine(34) hydroxylase TrhO has product MTETLPIRVVALYRFTPFADIAAIQPPLALVCCSNGVKGTLLLAAEGINGTIAGSKEGIDAVLVHIRALPGCADLDVKESRAAEMPFHRMKVRLKREIVTMGEPSIDPLEGVGHYVEPADWNALIAEPGTIVIDTRNDYEVAVGTFAGAVDPQTRTFRDFPAWFREHRDELVGDGPPPKIAMFCTGGIRCEKSTAFLKAEGLDEVYHLKGGILKYLETVPEAESLWEGECFVFDQRVAVGHGLALGSHVLCHACRMPVSVADRSSPLYVEGVSCPACHDARDETQRAGYAERERQMRLAETRGEAHVGAVLPKTHGADDTP; this is encoded by the coding sequence ATGACCGAAACCCTCCCCATCCGCGTCGTGGCGCTGTACCGCTTCACGCCGTTTGCCGACATCGCCGCGATCCAGCCGCCGCTTGCGCTCGTGTGCTGTTCGAACGGGGTGAAGGGTACGCTGCTGCTCGCCGCCGAGGGGATCAACGGGACGATCGCCGGGTCCAAAGAAGGAATCGACGCGGTGCTCGTGCATATCCGCGCACTGCCGGGGTGCGCCGATCTCGATGTGAAGGAGTCTCGCGCCGCGGAGATGCCGTTCCACCGGATGAAGGTGCGGCTGAAGCGCGAGATCGTGACGATGGGCGAGCCTTCGATCGATCCGCTGGAGGGCGTCGGGCATTATGTCGAGCCGGCGGACTGGAACGCGTTGATCGCCGAGCCGGGGACGATCGTGATCGATACACGGAACGATTACGAAGTCGCAGTCGGCACGTTCGCCGGCGCGGTCGATCCACAGACGCGGACGTTCCGGGACTTTCCCGCGTGGTTTCGCGAGCACCGCGACGAGCTGGTCGGGGACGGCCCGCCGCCGAAGATCGCGATGTTCTGCACCGGGGGCATCCGCTGCGAGAAGTCGACCGCGTTCCTGAAGGCCGAGGGGCTCGACGAGGTGTATCACCTCAAGGGCGGCATCCTGAAGTATCTGGAGACCGTGCCCGAGGCGGAGAGCCTTTGGGAAGGGGAGTGTTTCGTATTCGATCAGCGGGTTGCGGTTGGACATGGGCTTGCGTTGGGAAGTCATGTGCTGTGCCATGCCTGCCGGATGCCGGTGAGCGTCGCAGATCGGTCGTCGCCGCTGTATGTCGAGGGGGTGAGTTGCCCGGCGTGTCATGACGCGCGGGACGAGACGCAGCGGGCGGGCTATGCCGAGCGTGAGCGGCAGATGCGGCTGGCTGAGACTCGGGGCGAGGCACACGTCGGGGCGGTGTTACCGAAGACGCATGGGGCGGACGACACCCCCTAG
- the maiA gene encoding maleylacetoacetate isomerase: MSLTLHGYWRSTTAYRVRIALALKGVAYERVAHDLRTGAQREPEYRTLNPQGLVPTLETDDAVLTQSPAILEWIDEVYPDPPLLPVGANDRAIVRAIAATIACDIHPVNNLRILNALRTEFGADEAAVNRWIVRWIGDGFAALETLIARHGDGFAFGPTPTIADCHLVPQVYSAERFAVDLSPYPHLMSAADKARALPAFAAAHPDRQPDADRA; the protein is encoded by the coding sequence GTGAGCCTCACGCTACACGGCTATTGGCGCTCGACCACGGCCTACCGGGTCCGGATCGCACTGGCCCTGAAGGGCGTCGCTTACGAGCGGGTTGCGCACGATCTCCGCACCGGCGCGCAACGCGAGCCCGAGTATCGGACGCTCAATCCGCAGGGGCTCGTTCCGACACTGGAAACCGACGATGCAGTCCTGACGCAGAGCCCTGCGATCCTGGAATGGATCGACGAGGTGTATCCCGACCCACCGTTGCTTCCTGTCGGTGCGAACGACCGGGCGATCGTCCGCGCGATCGCCGCGACGATCGCATGCGACATTCATCCGGTGAACAACCTCCGCATCCTGAACGCCTTGCGGACGGAGTTCGGGGCGGACGAGGCAGCGGTAAACCGCTGGATCGTACGCTGGATCGGCGACGGATTCGCGGCGCTGGAGACGCTGATCGCGCGGCACGGCGACGGCTTCGCGTTCGGTCCGACGCCGACGATCGCCGACTGTCATCTGGTGCCGCAGGTCTATTCGGCCGAGCGGTTCGCGGTCGATCTCTCGCCCTATCCGCATCTTATGAGCGCCGCCGACAAGGCGCGCGCCCTCCCCGCCTTTGCCGCCGCGCATCCCGACCGGCAGCCGGACGCCGACCGCGCATGA